In Capsicum annuum cultivar UCD-10X-F1 chromosome 7, UCD10Xv1.1, whole genome shotgun sequence, one genomic interval encodes:
- the LOC124900079 gene encoding uncharacterized protein LOC124900079 — MKFLPEFALCWGGATITPTVPEAASAALPPRDEEQNSRAVIGPAMRGGRGRRVVKSRNGANWKPALRVISEERVMSDVVNAERKERAVPPSCAKPATKVKAKFIFRSKLSPRHGENYWKSSSPMAVPAFAPTTFLF; from the exons ATGAAATTCCTACCGGAATTCGCCTTATGTTGGGGTGGTGCTACCATCACCCCAACAGTACCCGAGGCCGCTTCTGCCGCTCTTCCTCCGAGGGATGAAGAGCAGAATAGCAGGGCTGTAATTGGCCCTGCTATGCGTGGCGGAAGGGGTAGAAGGGTAGTAAAGTCTAGAAACGGAGCGAATTGGAAACCAGCGCTACGAGTAATTTCGGAAGAAAGagtgatgtctgatgttgttAACGCAGAAAGAAAAGAACGTGCTGTTCCTCCATCTTGTGCCAAACCTGCTACTAAAGTTAAagctaaatttatttttagatcCAAATTATCACCTAGGCATGGTGAAAATTACTG GAAATCGTCAAGTCCGATGGCCGTGCCAGCGTTTGCACCGACGACATTTTTATTCTGA